One segment of Drosophila mauritiana strain mau12 chromosome 3R, ASM438214v1, whole genome shotgun sequence DNA contains the following:
- the LOC117143389 gene encoding aryl hydrocarbon receptor nuclear translocator homolog, translating into MDEANIQDKERFASRENHCEIERRRRNKMTAYITELSDMVPTCSALARKPDKLTILRMAVAHMKALRGTGNTSSDGTYKPSFLTDQELKHLILEAADGFLFVVSCDSGRVIYVSDSVTPVLNYTQSDWYGTSLYEHIHPDDREKIREQLSTQESQNAGRILDLKSGTVKKEGHQSSMRLSMGARRGFICRMRVGNVNPESMVSGHLNRLKQRNSLGPSRDGTNYAVVHCTGYIKNWPPTDMFPNMHMERDVDDMSSHCCLVAIGRLQVTSTAANDMSGSNNQSEFITRHAMDGKFTFVDQRVLNILGYTPTELLGKICYDFFHPEDQSHMKESFDQVLKQKGQMFSLLYRARAKNSEYVWLRTQAYAFLNPYTDEVEYIVCTNSSGKTMHGAPLDAAAAHTPEQVQQQQQQQEQHVYVQAAPGVDYARRELTPVGSATNDGMYQTHMLAMQAPTPQQQQQQQQRPGSAQTTPVGYTYDTTHSPYSAGGPSPLAKIPKSGTSPTPVAPNSWAALRPQQQQQQQQPVTEGYQYQQTSPARSPSGPTYTQLSAGNGNRQQAQPGAYQAGPPPPPNAPGMWDWQQAGGHPHPPHPTAHPHHPHAHPGGPAGAGQPQGQEFSDMLQMLDHTPTTFEDLNINMFSTPFE; encoded by the coding sequence ATGGACGAGGCGAACATACAGGACAAGGAGCGGTTCGCCAGCCGCGAGAACCACTGCGAGATCGAACGACGTCGCCGCAACAAGATGACGGCCTACATCACGGAACTCTCGGACATGGTGCCCACCTGCAGTGCCCTGGCCCGCAAACCGGACAAGCTCACCATACTCCGCATGGCAGTGGCCCACATGAAGGCACTGCGTGGCACAGGGAATACCAGCAGCGATGGCACTTACAAGCCCTCCTTCCTGACCGACCAGGAGCTAAAGCATCTTATCCTGGAGGCGGCCGATGGCTTCCTGTTCGTGGTATCCTGCGATTCGGGCAGGGTGATCTATGTATCTGATTCGGTGACTCCCGTGCTGAACTACACCCAAAGCGATTGGTACGGCACTAGCCTGTATGAGCACATTCATCCCGATGATCGCGAGAAGATCCGCGAGCAGTTATCCACCCAGGAGTCGCAGAATGCTGGCCGCATCCTGGATCTCAAATCGGGAACTGTGAAAAAGGAGGGCCATCAGTCCAGCATGCGTTTGAGCATGGGTGCTCGTCGTGGATTCATCTGTCGCATGCGGGTGGGCAATGTAAACCCGGAGTCCATGGTCTCGGGGCACTTGAATCGTCTCAAGCAACGAAACTCCCTCGGACCTTCAAGGGATGGCACCAACTACGCCGTGGTGCACTGCACGGGTTATATCAAGAACTGGCCGCCCACCGATATGTTCCCCAACATGCACATGGAGCGGGATGTGGACGACATGAGCTCGCACTGCTGTCTGGTGGCCATCGGTCGTCTGCAGGTCACCTCCACGGCGGCCAACGATATGAGTGGATCGAACAATCAGAGTGAGTTCATCACACGTCATGCGATGGATGGCAAGTTCACGTTTGTGGATCAGCGTGTTCTTAACATATTGGGATATACTCCCACTGAGCTGCTGGGGAAGATCTGCTACGATTTCTTTCATCCCGAGGACCAGAGCCACATGAAGGAGAGCTTCGACCAGGTGCTCAAGCAAAAGGGACAGATGTTCTCGCTTTTGTACAGAGCCAGAGCTAAGAATTCGGAGTACGTTTGGCTCCGCACACAGGCCTATGCCTTTCTGAATCCATATACCGACGAAGTGGAATACATAGTGTGCACCAACAGTTCTGGCAAGACCATGCACGGTGCTCCCCTGGATGCGGCGGCCGCTCATACGCCCGAGCaagtgcaacaacaacagcagcagcaggagcaacacGTTTATGTTCAGGCTGCCCCAGGAGTGGACTATGCGCGCCGTGAGTTAACTCCAGTGGGCAGCGCCACGAATGATGGCATGTACCAGACGCACATGCTGGCCATGCAGGCTCCGACGcctcaacagcagcagcagcaacagcaacggccAGGATCGGCGCAAACCACACCAGTCGGATATACCTACGACACCACACACTCGCCGTACAGTGCTGGCGGACCATCGCCGTTGGCTAAGATACCCAAGTCCGGCACCTCACCCACGCCGGTGGCACCCAACTCCTGGGCAGCACTGCGgccccagcagcaacagcagcagcagcagcccgtGACCGAAGGCTATCAGTACCAGCAGACGAGTCCGGCCAGGTCGCCGAGCGGTCCAACCTATACACAGTTGAGTGCCGGGAACGGAAATCGCCAGCAAGCGCAGCCGGGAGCATATCAGGCGGGTCCACCACCGCCTCCCAATGCGCCGGGAATGTGGGACTGGCAGCAGGCTGGAGGTCACCCGCATCCGCCGCACCCAACGGCGCATCCGCACCATCCGCACGCTCATCCTGGTGGACCGGCAGGAGCAGGACAGCCGCAGGGTCAGGAGTTCTCAGATATGCTGCAGATGTTGGATCACACGCCGACCACGTTTGAGGATCTGAATATCAACATGTTCAGCACGCCGTTCGAGTAA
- the LOC117143394 gene encoding abasic site processing protein HMCES, which translates to MCGRTCLTLDPDQVICACKYPKKSTRKEPDFNKKDIKDEEGSEMETPEWRAEYNLGRRYQASYNIAPTDITPVIVSAAHFSDAEDQKCARVVTPMMWGMIPFWHKGDYRRHGLTTNNCRLEHLMDSKLYCGPFKRGQRCVVICEGFYEWQTAGPAKKPSEREAYLVFVPQAADVKIYDKSTWSPQDVKLLRMAGLFDVWEDESGDKMYSYSIITFQSSKIMSWMHYRMPAILETEQQMNDWLDFKRVSDTEALATLRPATELQWHRVTKLVNNSRNKSEECNKPIELAAKPAKPPMNKTMMSWLNARKKREDQIKAEQSDDEDQEKEGATKGRPAKRPRFSKAAFEQSGGSEMKSGKR; encoded by the exons ATGTGTGGACGCACCTGTCT AACTCTAGACCCTGATCAGGTAATTTGTGCCTGTAAATATCCAAAGAAATCTACTCGAAAGGAGCCGGATTTCAATAAGAAAGATATCAAAGATGAGGAAGGATCCGAAATGGAGACTCCCGAGTGGAGGGCGGAGTACAACCTGGGTAGACGCTACCAGGCATCCTATAACATAGCCCCTACCGATATAACGCCCGTGATCGTGTCCGCAGCTCATTTCTCGGACGCCGAGGATCAAAAGTGCGCCCGCGTGGTTACGCCCATGATGTGGGGCATGATTCCCTTTTGGCACAAGGGTGACTATCGGCGGCATGGCCTTACCACCAACAATTGCCGTCTGGAGCACCTGATGGACTCCAAGCTCTATTGCGGTCCATTCAAGCGGGGTCAGCGGTGTGTAGTTATTTGCGAAGGATTCTATGAGTGGCAGACGGCTGGACCTGCGAAGAAGCCATCGGAACGAGAGGCTTACCTGGTATTCGTACCCCAGGCGGCGGATGTGAAGATCTACGACAAGAGTACATGGTCGCCCCAGGATGTTAAGCTTTTGCGAATGGCTGGACTTTTTGACGTCTGGGAGGATGAAAGTGGCGACAAGATGTACAGCTACAGTATCATCACCTTCCAGTCCAGCAAAATTATGTCCTGGATGCACTACCGCATGCCAGCGATCCTGGAAACCGAGCAGCAGATGAAT GATTGGCTAGACTTCAAGCGAGTTAGCGACACGGAGGCCTTGGCTACCTTGCGTCCGGCTACCGAACTGCAGTGGCATCGAGTGACCAAGCTGGTAAACAACTCGCGAAACAAAAGCGAGGAGTGCAACAAGCCCATCGAATTGGCGGCTAAGCCCGCAAAGCCACCGATGAACAAAACGATGATGTCCTGGCTGAATGCCCGTAAGAAGCGGGAAGATCAAATCAAAGCGGAACAGAGCGACGATGAGGATCAGGAAAAAGAAGGTGCGACCAAAGGACGGCCCGCCAAGCGACCCAGATTCAGTAAGGCAGCTTTCGAGCAGAGCGGCGGCAGCGAGATGAAATCGGGCAAGAGATAA
- the LOC117143398 gene encoding splicing factor 3B subunit 5, whose translation MGERYNIHSQLEHLQSKYIGTGHADTTKFEWLTNQHRDSLASYMGHYDILNYFAIAENESKARVRFNLMERMLQPCGPPPEKLED comes from the coding sequence ATGGGTGAACGCTACAACATCCATAGCCAGCTGGAGCATCTGCAGAGCAAGTACATCGGAACTGGACACGCAGATACCACCAAGTTCGAGTGGCTAACGAATCAACATCGCGACTCTTTAGCCAGCTACATGGGTCACTACGATATTCTCAACTACTTTGCCATAGCGGAAAATGAATCGAAGGCACGAGTGCGATTCAATCTGATGGAGCGAATGCTGCAGCCATGTGGGCCACCACCTGAAAAGCTAGAGGATtaa
- the LOC117143390 gene encoding E3 ubiquitin-protein ligase Kcmf1 — protein sequence MSRHEGVSCDSCLKSNFNGRRYKCLICYDYDLCADCYEDGVTSTRHLVEHPMQCILTRSDIELYFGGEMLASDQPQSFTCPYCKKMGFSDATLLEHVSAEHTETSLEVVCPVCAGLPGGEPNLVTDDFAGHLTLEHRQGPRELISFLDEPSAIRHGGGVRRIPGRTLGGPRTRRSNMHFSSSSGLSALSPSGRESVDPIAELLSQLSGVRRGGPPTSQLQQLQMQMQLDRQQVTASRQIDRLPRRAHPIVSTSNSNAAMAEVISGGASGSGGSGAVGSGSGGGSGATAPPNLRTTEWPVTASFSTSASNHSQTQSSLAANSLNAREAIGTSSSAASNVLGISVGVGGTANGNGGAGSSGVAAGAGGAGQAGGQGGAAAGESLLLAQFMQPTFTEAEWAIVESMRADRSMFVQSLMLSMLCTEALDLNASDESLAKSDNVNKGQQQQQEEAEAQAETLLNNNADVEQQQQQQQPQPAMVRQVNQMQQTSPEDFVCDEYRYKNKKANTTQTSGTGGGGIGGVGGGLGGAGATAAPGGGAGGAGTKPTADRGIERRSGRPPPGEMATGSQQPQQQQQSTANPAASQQKYKQNASAATAAGNTNQIPDTR from the exons ATGAGTCGACATGAAG GTGTCAGCTGCGATTCATGTCTCAAGAGCAACTTCAACGGACGGCGCTACAAGTGCTTGATCTGCTATGACTACGATCTGTGTGCCGATTGCTACGAGGATGGCGTCACCTCCACGCGCCATTTGGTCGAGCATCCCATGCAGTGCATCCTCACCCGCTCCGATATTGAGCTGTACTTTGGCGGCGAGATGCTAGCCTCCGACCAGCCGCAGAGCTTCACCTGTCCCTACTGCAAGAAGATGGGTTTCAGCGACGCCACCCTGCTGGAGCACGTCTCCGCCGAGCACACGGAGACCAGTCTGGAGGTGGTCTGCCCGGTCTGTGCCGGTCTGCCGGGCGGCGAGCCGAATCTAGTCACAGATGACTTTGCCGGTCACCTCACCCTGGAGCATCGCCAGGGACCGCGCGAGCTGATTTCCTTTCTG GACGAACCCTCGGCCATCCGTCATGGCGGTGGAGTGCGTCGCATCCCAGGACGCACCCTCGGTGGACCACGGACGCGTCGGTCCAACATGCACTTCAGTTCGTCTAGCGGTCTATCAGCCTTGTCGCCTTCGGGACGGGAATCGGTGGATCCCATTGCGGAACTGTTGTCGCAGCTTTCCGGCGTGCGGAGGGGCGGACCGCCCACATCTCAGCTGCAGCAGctacagatgcagatgcagttgGATCGCCAGCAGGTGACG GCATCGCGCCAAATCGATCGGCTGCCAAGGCGTGCGCATCCCATAGTCTCAACATCGAACTCGAATGCCGCCATGGCCGAGGTGATCAGCGGCGGAGCGAGCGGCAGTGGAGGCAGTGGCGCAGTTGGAAGCGGCAGTGGCGGCGGCAGCGGGGCCACAGCTCCGCCCAACCTGCGCACCACCGAGTGGCCGGTGACAGCCAGCTTCTCGACATCGGCCAGCAATCATTCGCAGACTCAGTCGAGTCTGGCCGCCAACAGCCTCAATGCCAGAGAA GCGATTGGAACGAGCAGCAGTGCAGCCAGCAATGTCCTGGGCATCAGCGTGGGCGTCGGCGGAACGGCCAACGGCAACGGTGGAGCAGGTTCATCCGGTGTGGCAGCTGGAGCCGGCGGAGCTGGACAGGCAGGGGGTCAGGGTGGTGCGGCAGCTGGCGAGTCACTCTTGTTGGCCCAATTCATGCAGCCCACCTTTACCGAGGCCGAGTGGGCGATCGTGGAGAGTATGCGAGCAGATCG CTCCATGTTTGTGCAGTCGCTGATGCTATCGATGCTCTGCACTGAGGCACTGGATTTGAATGCCTCCGACGAGAGCCTGGCCAAGAGTGATAATGTAAATAAggggcaacagcagcagcaagaggAGGCCGAGGCACAAGCGGAAACGCTGTTGAACAACAATGCCGAtgtggagcagcagcagcagcagcaacagccacaGCCGGCGATGGTGCGACAGGTGAATCAAATGCAACAAACCTCGCCAGAGGACTTTGTGTGCGACGAGTATcgctataaaaacaaaaaggccAACACAACACAAACGAGCGGTACAGGAGGCGGAGGAATCGGCGGCGTGGGCGGCGGTTTGGGGGGAGCAGGCGCAACTGCAGCCCcaggtggtggtgctggtggagCTGGCACTAAGCCAACAGCTGATAGAGGCATCGAGAGGCGCAGCGGACGTCCGCCGCCAGGAGAGATGGCCACGGGCTCGCAGCagccacaacagcagcagcagtccaCGGCTAATCCGGCAGCGTCTCAGcaaaaatacaaacagaacGCTAGTGCAGCGACGGCGGCGGGAAACACAAATCAAATTCCCGACACTAGGTAG
- the LOC117143391 gene encoding uncharacterized protein LOC117143391 isoform X1 — translation MNMTPNMATNDFVVLTDVVAHQYVLYLERQLQENVCAWANQSRNRHKPTAWACIPASLEQLDNKAKKASMAAQIYQRAMVKTIAAVRRNTQECRLANILFEQMQQAAGEDALPIKSDHRLVDKATQTTVIEAQNGHITPTEEYDDDSYELRRKIDMFQASLERSEVQNETHCPHCRSKIMTPENRRLANDESLYSETEDAVAQELAMLFGEEPTDLNHIFGIEPTAVTDDPQISAILKEIANAELPEKNEHPPTSPTATPPTGHHSEVDLRQSRWPCELYAQRRRLNACLVRLLEADWRCEDRLRYKFHLIFGEDSDDEFANQLSSPSIDLVDEVLLASCLLRIRPWIVRHLMSPLEEGLIANRFLFKKLAKMLAHSIVMVNPYCSELEIKQAVEQLFCLRPRGIQSAYDLDNLPPVEVTTFEV, via the exons ATGAATATGACACCCAATATGGCAACTAACGATTTTGTGGTCCTCACAGACGTG GTTGCGCACCAATATGTGCTCTATTTGGAGCGCCAGTTGCAGGAGAATGTCTGTGCCTGGGCCAACCAATCCCGTAATCGCCACAAGCCCACAGCCTGGGCGTGCATTCCCGCGAGCTTGGAGCAACTGGATAACAAGGCGAAGAAGGCTTCCATGGCGGCACAGATCTATCAAAGAGCCATGGTCAAAACG ATAGCTGCGGTACGTAGGAACACCCAGGAGTGCCGTTTGGCCAACATTCTATTTGAACAAATGCAGCAAGCAGCTGGAGAGGATGCTCTACCCATAAAATCAGACCACCGTCTGGTGGATAAGGCCACACAAACAACCGTCATAGAAGCCCAGAATGGCCACATAACTCCTACGGAGGAGTACGATGACGATAGCTATGAGCTGCGTAGAAAAATCGATATGTTTCAGGCGAGTCTCGAGCGGTCGGAAGTTCAGAACGAAACGCATTGCCCACATTGTCGTAGTAAGATCATGACCCCAGAGAATAGGCGCCTTGCCAATGATGAATCTCTCTACTCCGAAACCGAAGATGCTGTGGCCCAGGAGCTGGCCATGTTGTTTGGAGAAGAGCCCACTGATCTTAATCATATATTCGGCATCGAACCAACTGCTGTTACTGACGATCCGCAGATCTCGGCCATACTAAAGGAAATAGCGAATGCGGAACTACCAGAAAAAAATGAACATCCACCGACATCCCCAACCGCCACACCACCAACTGGGCATCACAGCGAGGTGGATCTTCGCCAGAGTCGCTGGCCTTGCGAACTCTACGCCCAGAGGAGACGGCTCAATGCCTGTTTGGTTCGCTTACTGGAAGCGGATTGGCGGTGCGAGGACCGCTTGAGATATAAGTTTCACCTGATTTTTGGCGAAGACAGCGATGATGAGTTCGCCAACCAGCTATCCAGCCCGTCAATTGATTTAGTGGACGAAGTTCTGCTGGCCAGCTGCTTGCTTCGTATTCGCCCATGGATTGTACGGCATTTGATGTCTCCCCTGGAGGAGGGCCTTATCGCCAATCGATTTCTGTTCAAGAAGCTAGCCAAGATGCTGGCGCACTCCATTGTCATGGTCAATCCATATTGCTCCGAGCTGGAGATCAAGCAGGCTGTTGAGCAATTGTTCTGCCTTAGACCTAGAGGAATCCAGAGCGCATATGATCTGGACAATCTGCCACCCGTGGAGGTCACAACATTTGAAGTTTAA
- the LOC117143391 gene encoding uncharacterized protein LOC117143391 isoform X2: MAAQIYQRAMVKTIAAVRRNTQECRLANILFEQMQQAAGEDALPIKSDHRLVDKATQTTVIEAQNGHITPTEEYDDDSYELRRKIDMFQASLERSEVQNETHCPHCRSKIMTPENRRLANDESLYSETEDAVAQELAMLFGEEPTDLNHIFGIEPTAVTDDPQISAILKEIANAELPEKNEHPPTSPTATPPTGHHSEVDLRQSRWPCELYAQRRRLNACLVRLLEADWRCEDRLRYKFHLIFGEDSDDEFANQLSSPSIDLVDEVLLASCLLRIRPWIVRHLMSPLEEGLIANRFLFKKLAKMLAHSIVMVNPYCSELEIKQAVEQLFCLRPRGIQSAYDLDNLPPVEVTTFEV; this comes from the exons ATGGCGGCACAGATCTATCAAAGAGCCATGGTCAAAACG ATAGCTGCGGTACGTAGGAACACCCAGGAGTGCCGTTTGGCCAACATTCTATTTGAACAAATGCAGCAAGCAGCTGGAGAGGATGCTCTACCCATAAAATCAGACCACCGTCTGGTGGATAAGGCCACACAAACAACCGTCATAGAAGCCCAGAATGGCCACATAACTCCTACGGAGGAGTACGATGACGATAGCTATGAGCTGCGTAGAAAAATCGATATGTTTCAGGCGAGTCTCGAGCGGTCGGAAGTTCAGAACGAAACGCATTGCCCACATTGTCGTAGTAAGATCATGACCCCAGAGAATAGGCGCCTTGCCAATGATGAATCTCTCTACTCCGAAACCGAAGATGCTGTGGCCCAGGAGCTGGCCATGTTGTTTGGAGAAGAGCCCACTGATCTTAATCATATATTCGGCATCGAACCAACTGCTGTTACTGACGATCCGCAGATCTCGGCCATACTAAAGGAAATAGCGAATGCGGAACTACCAGAAAAAAATGAACATCCACCGACATCCCCAACCGCCACACCACCAACTGGGCATCACAGCGAGGTGGATCTTCGCCAGAGTCGCTGGCCTTGCGAACTCTACGCCCAGAGGAGACGGCTCAATGCCTGTTTGGTTCGCTTACTGGAAGCGGATTGGCGGTGCGAGGACCGCTTGAGATATAAGTTTCACCTGATTTTTGGCGAAGACAGCGATGATGAGTTCGCCAACCAGCTATCCAGCCCGTCAATTGATTTAGTGGACGAAGTTCTGCTGGCCAGCTGCTTGCTTCGTATTCGCCCATGGATTGTACGGCATTTGATGTCTCCCCTGGAGGAGGGCCTTATCGCCAATCGATTTCTGTTCAAGAAGCTAGCCAAGATGCTGGCGCACTCCATTGTCATGGTCAATCCATATTGCTCCGAGCTGGAGATCAAGCAGGCTGTTGAGCAATTGTTCTGCCTTAGACCTAGAGGAATCCAGAGCGCATATGATCTGGACAATCTGCCACCCGTGGAGGTCACAACATTTGAAGTTTAA
- the LOC117143392 gene encoding E3 ubiquitin-protein ligase Iruka, whose product MAEAMVVEDRPAEAKRFFCHMCNVEINIPNSDFTCPLCANGFVEELPANAPEVDSSSAGASGSVRSGSSGSGSSGSHDTLSRGSSSSGSQVNVESLRNDIVSLLNMRNVPNLEITIEPNRRHSNVLHLGGFAGPSGSDSARGLTAGGRVRPANLDRLDNVLFDFLQSLPLAGATAEIVTGPGGGGVGGGGNSHMFFMGNPGDYAWGREGLDTIVTQMLNQMETSGPPPLSAQRINEIPNVQISAEEVNRKIQCSICWDDFKIDETVRKLPCSHLYHENCIVPWLNLHSTCPICRKSLADDGNDADDEFVMLDAFGPEMAADGSNSARRSASTATGTENPSPANSSQAAAEGGRTRPDANPAQAARNNIFTFDDDNMFLD is encoded by the coding sequence ATGGCAGAAGCAATGGTTGTGGAGGACCGCCCCGCGGAGGCCAAGCGATTCTTCTGCCACATGTGCAACGTAGAGATCAACATTCCCAACTCGGACTTCACCTGCCCGCTGTGCGCCAACGGTTTCGTGGAGGAGCTGCCGGCAAATGCGCCAGAGGTGGATTCTTCGTCGGCTGGAGCATCCGGCAGTGTCAGATCCGGAAGCAGCGGCAGTGGCTCTTCTGGCTCACACGACACCCTGAGCAGAGGCAGCTCCTCGAGCGGATCTCAGGTGAATGTTGAGTCGCTGCGTAACGATATTGTGTCGCTGCTAAACATGCGGAATGTGCCCAATTTGGAGATTACCATCGAGCCAAACAGACGGCACAGCAATGTCCTGCATCTAGGCGGCTTTGCCGGCCCCTCGGGTAGTGACTCTGCCCGCGGCCTGACCGCCGGCGGACGAGTGCGTCCGGCCAATTTGGACCGACTGGACAATGTTCTCTTTGATTTTCTGCAGAGCCTGCCACTGGCCGGCGCCACGGCCGAAATAGTAACTGGACCCGGTGGAGGAGGTGTAGGCGGAGGCGGTAACTCGCACATGTTCTTCATGGGCAACCCGGGAGATTATGCGTGGGGCCGCGAGGGACTAGACACCATTGTCACCCAAATGCTCAACCAAATGGAAACTTCAGGACCGCCGCCGTTGTCGGCGCAGCGCATAAACGAGATACCCAATGTGCAGATCAGTGCCGAGGAGGTAAACCGCAAGATCCAGTGCTCTATATGCTGGGACGACTTCAAGATTGACGAGACGGTACGCAAGCTGCCCTGCTCGCACCTGTACCACGAGAACTGCATCGTGCCATGGCTAAACCTGCACAGCACCTGCCCCATCTGCCGCAAGTCACTGGCAGACGATGGCAACGATGCGGACGACGAATTTGTCATGCTCGATGCCTTTGGCCCAGAGATGGCGGCCGATGGCAGTAATTCCGCCAGGAGATCGGCCAGCACCGCCACAGGAACGGAGAATCCCTCGCCGGCTAATTCCAGCCAGGCAGCGGCGGAAGGTGGCCGAACACGTCCGGATGCTAATCCCGCCCAGGCAGCACGCAACAACATCTTTACCTTTGACGACGACAACATGTTTCTGGACTAG
- the LOC117143397 gene encoding proteasome subunit beta type-3 has product MSILAYNGGCVVAMRGKDCVAIATDHRFGIQAQTISTDFKKVFHIGPRMFLGLTGLQTDILTVRDRLMFRKNLYETRENREMCPKPFSAMMSSFLYEHRFGPYFIEPVVAGLDPKTMEPFICNMDLIGCPNAPDDFVVAGTCAEQLYGMCETLWKPDLEPDQLFEVIAQSIVNAFDRDAMSGWGATVYIIEKDKITERTLKTRMD; this is encoded by the coding sequence ATGTCGATTCTAGCCTACAACGGAGGATGTGTAGTGGCCATGCGCGGCAAGGACTGCGTGGCGATTGCCACGGATCACCGATTCGGCATTCAGGCTCAGACGATCTCCACGGACTTCAAGAAGGTGTTCCACATCGGCCCCCGGATGTTCCTCGGGCTCACCGGCCTGCAGACGGACATCCTTACTGTTCGCGATCGCCTGATGTTCCGCAAGAATCTGTACGAGACACGCGAAAACCGCGAAATGTGTCCCAAGCCCTTCTCGGCCATGATGTCCAGCTTCCTTTACGAGCACCGCTTCGGCCCGTACTTCATTGAGCCGGTCGTTGCTGGCCTGGATCCCAAGACCATGGAGCCTTTTATCTGCAACATGGACCTGATCGGCTGCCCCAACGCACCCGACGACTTCGTGGTGGCCGGCACCTGTGCGGAGCAATTGTATGGCATGTGCGAAACCCTGTGGAAACCCGATCTGGAGCCGGACCAGCTGTTTGAGGTCATCGCCCAGTCCATTGTGAACGCCTTCGATCGCGACGCCATGAGCGGTTGGGGCGCCACCGTCTACATAATCGAGAAGGACAAGATCACGGAGCGCACACTGAAGACCCGCATGGACTAG